The DNA sequence ACCCCAACGTCCTGCGCGCTGCGGGCATCGACCCGGACGTCTATTCAGGTTTTGCCTTCGGCATGGGCATCGAGCGTGCCCTCATGTTCCGCAACGAGGTTGCCGACATGCACGACATGATCGAAGGCGATGTACGGTTCAGCGAGCACTTCGGGATGGAGATCTAACAGTGCGTATCCCACTTTCCTGGCTGCGGGAATTCGCAGCAGTACCGGCCGGAGCAACGGCCGAAGACGTCATGGAAGAACTGGTCAAGGTCGGCTTTGAAGAAGAAGCCGTCCACCGTCCCACGGACACCCTCCAGGGCCCCGTGGTGGTGGGCCAGGTCCTGAGCCTGGTCAAGGAACCGCAGACCAACGGCAAGACCATCAACTGGTGCCAGGTCCGCGTAGTCCCCGAAGGCAAGGAACAGACCCTCACCGGGGACGGCATCGACCCGTCCGGCGTCCAAGGCATCATCTGCGGCGCGCACAACTTCGTTGAGGGCGACAAAGTGGTGGTCACGCTTCCGGGCGCCGTGCTGCCCGGCGACTTCCGCATCTCCGCCCGCAAGACGTACGGCCACCTTTCCGCCGGCATGATCGCCTCGGTCCGCGAACTGGGCATCGGCGAGGACCATGACGGCATCCTGGTGCTGTCCCGCATCGGGCTGGACCCTGAGGTGGGTACCGACGCCATGGAGCTCCTGGGCCTGTACGACCAGGCAGCCGAAATCAACGTCACCCCGGACCGCGGCTACGCCTTCTCCATCCGCGGCGTGGCCCGCGAATACGCGCACGCCACCGGCACCGCCTTCACGGATCCCGCCTCCAGGGTCCAGGCGCCGGCCGAACTTTCCGGCGGTTACGGCGTCAAGCTCAACGACGACGCCCCGATCTACGGCAAGGCCGGCTGCGACCGGTTCGTGGCCCGCACCGTCAGGGGCGTGGACGCCACCCGTCCCACCCCGCCATGGATGGTCTCCCGGCTCCGGCTCGCCGGCATCCGCTCCATCTCGCTGCCGGTGGACATCTCCAACTACGTCATGCTCGAACTGGGCCAGCCCACGCACTGCTATGACCTGGACAAGCTCTCCGGCGACATCGTGGTGCGCCGCGCCGCCGCAGGGGAGAAGATCACCACCCTGGACGGCAAGGAACGCACCCTTGACGCCGAGGACCTGCTCATCACCGACGACTCCGGCGCCATCGGCATCGCAGGCGTCATGGGCGGCGCGGCCACCGAGGTGAGCGATTCGACGTCGAACATCCTGGTTGAGGCGGCGCACTTTGACGACGTGTCCATCGGCAGGTCCCGGCGCAGGCACAAGCTGCCGTCCGAGGCGTCCAAGCGCTTCGAACGCGGCGTGGACTGGCAGGTGGCGGGCATCGCCGCCCAGCGCGTGGTGGACCTCCTGGTGGAACTGGCCGGCGGCACTGCCGACGAAGCCGGCACCGACGTCGGGACCGCCCCGGAAACCGTCACCATCGAGCTGCCCGCAGGCTTCGCTGCCGCACGGATTGGCATCGACTTCACCGAAGACCAGATCGTCACCTCGCTTGAGGACCTGGGCGCCGTGGTGGCAAAGCACGACGCCGGGTGGACGGTGACGCCGCCGAGCTGGCGGAGCGACCTGGAGACCAAGGAAGACCTGACCGAGGAAATCGCCCGGCTGGTGGGCTACGACAAGATCCCCGCCACCCTGCCGGTCGCCCCTCCGGGCCGTGGCCTCACCCGTGTCCAGCAGCAGCGCCGCCGCCTCATCCAGGCACTGGCCGACGCCGGACTCACCGAGGTCCTGTCCTACCCCTTCGTCTCCAAGGCGGCCAACGACACCTTCGGCGTGGCCGACGAAGGAGGGGCGCGGACCGCCCTCAAGCTCGCCAACCCGATCAGCGAGGAGCACGGCTACCTGCGCACGTCCATCCTGCCCGGACTGATCGAGGTGGCCAAGCGCAACCACTCCCGTGGCTTCCGGGACCTGGCCCTGTTCGAATCCGGCCTGGTGTTCCTGCCCGAGGGGACAGTGGGCACGGCCTCCATCCCGCCGCTGGGTGCCAAGCCTGCCGATGAGGTTCTTGACGCTTTGTACGACGGCGTCCCGAACCAGCCGTTCCACATCGCGGCAGTCCTCACCGGCCACGATTCCCCGGCCGCCGCGTCCCACACGCCCCGTGTGTGGGACTGGGCCGACGCCCTGGACGTGGCCCGGCTTGCCGGCGACGTGCTGGGCGTGGACCTGGTGGTCAGCCAGGGCAGCCACCAGGCGTTCCACCCCGGCCGCACCGCCCGGCTGGCGCTGCGCACGGGGGAGACCGTTGGCTACGCCGGCGAACTGCACCCCAAGCTGCTGGCCGCCTCGGACATGCCCGCCCGTTCGGTGGCACTGGAACTTGATGCCGATGCCCTGTTCGAGGCCGCGCCGGACGTGATTGTGGCCCGCCACATTTCCACGTTCCCGGTGGCCACCCAGGACGTGGCGCTCGTGGTCCCGGCCGACGTGGCGGCAGACGACGTCCTTGCCGCCCTGCGCGAAGGCGCCGGAGAGCTGCTGGAAGACGTGGCACTGTTCGACGTTTACGCAGGCAGGGGCATCGAGGACGGCAAGAAGTCGCTGGCCTTCGGGCTCCGCTTCCGGGCCGCCGACCGCACCCTGACCGCTGACGAGGCCTCGGCGGCGCGTGAAGGCGCAGTTGCGCTGGCTGCCGAACGCTTCGGAGCTGTCCAGCGGTAGGGTTCCTCCAGGCTTTTCGGGAAGGGCGGGTCATGGCGCAATGCGAAGTGCGCGCCATCCCGCCCTTCCTGCTGTCCGGGGAAGCGGCTGGGGTGCAGCAGGACGCCGAAGGCCTCCTGGACAGCGTCGAATTGGCGCGGGCCAAGGCTTTGCCGCCAGCCGCCGGCATTGCTTTTCTGGCCGGCCGGCTGGCGCAGCGGAGGCTCGCCGCGGAGCTGCTCTCACTTCCCGCCGCAGACCTCACCGTGGCCTACAGCTGCCCGCAGTGCGGAACCGGTCCCGGGGTGGGCCACGGCCGGCCGGGATACAGCTATCGGGGTGCCCCCGTGCCGCTGGCACTGAGCTTGTCCCGGGCAGCGGGCTGGACATTGTTGGTGGCTGTGGTGGACGCCTCGCCGGGAACGCGGCTGGGCGCCGACATCGAGGATCCGTCCCGTACCGGCTTTGACGGGTTCGACGGGCTTGCCCTGACGCCTGCGGAGCGCCGGAACCTCCGGAACGTCAGGGTGGAGCTGCTGCCGGCGGCGAGGGCCAGGCTCTGGGCACGCAAGGAAGCCTGGCTGAAAATGACCGGTGACGGACTCCGGACTGCGCCGTCCACCGTGGACGTCAGCGGGCGTCCCGGCCTGCGGGACCTGGGCCCTGCTGAAACCGGGCTGCCCGCACACCTGGCCGCCGCCGTCGCACTCTCCGGACCCGTTCAGGCCAGCGGAAGCGGCGGCAGCGGCTCCTCGTAAAGCCATGGGTGCAGCAGCGGCTCCGCATCGACAGCTGTGGCGCTGCTGACCGCCACGATGAAGTCCTGCGTCGTGACGGAGCCGTGCCTGTGACCGGCTGTCCAGTCCTGCAGGACGGCGAAAAAGGCGAGGTCGCCCACGGCCGTCCGGACGGCGTGCAGGGCCAGGGCGCCCCGCTTGTACACGCGGTCATCGAACATGCGCGCCGGACCGGGATCGCCCACCAGGATGTCCTGGTCCTCAGCCTGCAACCGCTGCCAGGCCGCCGCGGCCCGCTCCGCCACGGGCATGACACCGGCTTCCTCGGACCAGATCCACTCGGCATAGCAGGCGAAGCCCTCGTGCAGCCAGATGTCCTGCCACCCCGCAGCGGTCAGGGAATTGCCAAACCACTGATGCGACAGCTCATGGGCGATCAGGCGCTGGGACTCCCAGTCCAGGCCCAGGTGGTTGGGACCCAGGATTGCCATCGACTGCGCCTCAAGCGGGATTTCCAGTTCGTCCTCGGTCACCACCACCGTGTACGCGGGAAACGGATAAGGGCCAAAGCAATTGCTGAAGGTGCGCATCATTGCCGGTTGCCGGGCCAGTCCTGTCCTGGCACGGTCCGCCAAGGCGTGGGAGACCGCCACGGACTGCGGAACCGGGGCCCCGTGCCGTCCGGCGTCCAGATCCAACGGCACGTACCTGCCAATCTGGACGGTCGCAAGATAGGCGGCCATCGGCTCCGCCTGTTCGTAGACCCAGGTTTCCCGGCTGGCGCGGGCCGTGTGCGATTGCAGTACGCCGTTGCACACCACCCGGTAGTTCGCTTCAGTGGTGACCGTGAACCGGTAGCTGGCCTTGTCCCCGGAGTGGTCGTTGCAGGGGAACCAGGAGGGGGCACCGTTGGGTTGCCCGGCCACCAGGACACCGTCCGTCAGTTCCTCCCAGCCCACCTCGCCCCAGGGGCCGCGCCGCGGCCGCGGGTTGCCCTCATAGCGCACCTCCAGGGTGAAGGGCTGTTCCGGTTCGAAGGGGGCTTGCGAGGTGACGACCAGCTGCCCGGCCCGCTGGCTGAACCGGAGCGGTTTGCGGCCATCCAGCAGGACCTTGGTGGCGCGCAGGCCAACGAGGTCCAGGACAATGGCCGACGTCGGAGCGCAAGTGACGCCGTGCAGCACCGCTTTGCCGCTGAGCCGGTTGCTGGCCACCCGGTAGTCCAGGTCCAGTTCGTACCGCTCGACGCGGAAGGCGTTTGTCCCGGCACCGGGCAGGTACGGGTCCGGGGAGGTTCCCGTGGCTGCGGGAATGCTGCCCCGGGCGGCTGATGCTGAAGAACTCATGGGACCTTCGGTTAGGTGGCAGGCGGCGATCCGGGCCCGCTCCATGGGCTGACCGGGTTACCCATCCAGTACGTCGCGGCGGGCACTGCTTCGCCGCGCATCACCAAGGATGCCGGCCCCACCGTTCCGCCGGCGCCGATGCTGGCCTGGGGAAGGATGACCCCGTGCGGGCCCATGGTGGCCCCGTCCTCGAGCGTAACAGCGTCAATGCTCATCACACGGTCGTGGAACAGGTGCGTCTGCACCACGCAGCCCCGGTTGACCGTGGAATTCCTGCCAAGGGCCACCAGGTCGGCTTCAGGCAGCCAGTAGCTCTCGCACCACGTGCCGCTGCCAATTTTCGCCCCGAGCGCCCGCAGCCACCAGACCAGCGCGGGGGTGCCCGATGCTGCCCGGGCGAACCACGGCGCCGTGACCAGTTCGATGAAGCTGTCCACCACTTCGTTCCGCCAGATAAAGGAGCTCCACAGTGGATGTTCGCCGGGCCGGATCCGCCCCACCAGCACCCATTTCGCGGCGACGGACGCCCCTGCCGCCACGAGGCCCGCCAGCAGCATCACGACGCCGGTGAGCAGGGCGGCGGCGGCGTAGCCCCAGGTTGTTGCGATCCAGTCGAAGGCCAGCATGGTACCGGCCGCGATGGCGACCGTGAGCATGACCGGCAGAAAGCGGCCCAGTTCCCACAGGGTGCGGGCGACTTTCAGCCGCGCCGGGGGCTGGAAAGTGCGCGAATCGTCGGAGGCGATCGCGGTCCGCCGCAACCGGACGGGCGGGCTTCCCAGCCAGGAGGTGCCGGATTTTGCCTTCGCCGGTGTGGCGGACAGGACGGCCACGAGTGAGTTCTTGGGGACGCTGCGTCCCGCGGCGGTCATGCCCGAATTGCCCAGGAAGGACCTTTTGCCGATCTTCGCCGGTGCCACCCGCAGCCAGCCGCCGTCGAGTTCGTAGGAGGCCACCATGGTGTCATCGGCGAGGAAGGCGCCCTCGCCCACGGTGGTCATCTTCGGTATCAGCAGCACGGTGGAGGCCTCGACGTTCTTACCGACCTTCGCGCCCAGCAGGCGCAGCCACACCGGCGTGAACAGGCTCGCGTAGATGGGGAAAAGCAGGTCCCTGGCCAGGTCCAGCACCCGCTCGGTGGCCCAGATCTGCCACCCCACCCGGCTGCGGATCCGGTAGTAGCCCTCCGTGATCCCGATGGAGAGGAGCCGCGTGGCAACCAGCACCAGGACGGCGTTCGTGGCGAACCACACCAGCGATGCCGGAGCAAGGGCCGCCAGCAGCCGGGGGAGGGCCCCGGTCAGCGACGTACTGCCCTGGACGAAGGTGAACGCGACCCACAGCGCGGCGGCAGCAGACAGGTACGGAATGAAGGACAGGCACGCAGACGCCAGGGAAAATCCGGCAAACCACGCACGTGCGGCAAACTTGCCCTGGGGCGGGGCATGTGGCACGCTGTGTTTGGCCTTGCCCTGCCGGCGGGCCGGTGAACCTGCGGCCAATTGGCCTGCCTTCACCTTCCCCAGCACCGCGGAACCGGCTTCCACCTGCGCCCCGGCCCCAATCGAGGCGCCGGGCATCAGCGTGCTGCGTGCACCCACGCTGGCACCGCGGCCAATGCGGATGGCCCCAATGTGAACGTCGTCGCCGTCGATCCACCAGCCTGACAGGTCCACCTCCGGTTCCACGTTGGCTCCGCTGCCGAGCGTCAGCAGCCCCGTGACAGGCGGCAGCGAATGAAGCTGGACGTCCCTGCCGATCTTCGCCCCCAGCGCCCGGGCGTAGTACGGCACCCAGGGCGCACTGGCGAGGCTGATGGCCCCTGCCAGGTCCTGGATCTGTTCCGCCAGCCACAACCGCAGGTGGACCCGCCCGGACCGGGGATAGATGCCTGGCCTGACGCCCCGGAGGAGGACCCTCGCGGCTGCGATGGACAGCAGCATGCGCCCGGCCGGGCTGACGAACACCAGCCAGGACGCTGCCACCCACCACCACGAAATGGTCGGTGCAGCAGTAAATCCGGCGAGTCCGGCCAACAGGTTGTTGATTGCCATGAGGTAGGTCAGCCACCGCATGCCCACCAGGATGTGCAGCGGCACACCCATCAGTGTCTGGAAGACCTGCGACTTCCTGGCAGTTGGCCGCACCGTCCGCTCCCGCGCAGGAACGGAGTCCCCGGATTGGTTGACCTGCCGCGCCAGCTCCACCAGTGCCCCGACCCTCGGCGTCGCGTAAACATCGGCCACCGTGATGGTGGGGTAGCGGACCCTCAGCGCGGAGACCAGCTGGGCGGCGGACAGCGAACCGCCGCCGTAGGCGAAGAAGTCGGCGTCCAGCGATGTGACGGGGCTGCCCAGCACGCTGCTCCACTGTTCCACCACCCACGCGGCATCATCCGGAAGGTTCAACGGAGCGGCATCCGCCTCTGCGGCGCCTGCACCCGCCAGGGGCCACGGCAGGGCGTGCCGGTCCACTTTTCCGCTGGTCTTGGTGGGCAGCGAGTCAACTGTGGTCAACAATGGCACCAGCGCCGCCGGAAGGCTTGCCGCCAGCTGTTCCCGTGCGGCACCCAGGTCCATGTCGTGGCCCGGTGCGGGGGCAAGATAGCCCACCAGGATGTGGTTGCCTGCGGCGGTGGTCTGCACGGCGGCCGCCGCGCCGGCCACCCCGGGGAGGGCCTGCATGGCTGCGTCGATCTCGCCGAGTTCGATCCGGCGGCCGCCCAGCTTGACCTGGTCGTCCGCGCGGCCCTGGAAGATCAGGCCCGCCTGTTCGAACCGCACGAGGTCCCCCGAGCGGTAAGCCCGCTCCCACCCCAGGCTGGGCATGGGCGCGTACTTTTCCGCGTCCTTGGCCGGATCCAGGTACCGTGCCAGCCCCACCCCGCCGATAATCAGTTCACCCGTTCCGCCCTCGGGCACCGGGACACCCGCGGCATCGACAACGGCAAGGTCCCAACCGTCCAGGGGCAGTCCGATCCGTATTGGTCCGGGGCCGCCCAGCGGCGCCGCGCACGCCACCACCGTTGCTTCCGTGGGGCCGTACGTGTTCCAGACCTCCCGGCCCTCCACGGCCAGGCGGTCGGCGAGTTCCGGCGGGCAGGCCTCGCCGCCGAAGATCAGGAGCCGGACGTTTTCGAGGGATTCGGCGGGCCACAGGGCTGCGAGCGTGGGCACCGTGGAAACGGCGGTGATTGCGTGGTTGATCAGCCAGGGGCCGAGGTCCATGCCGGTGCGGACCAAGGCGCGCGGTGCGGGTACCAGGCAGGCGCCGTGGCGCCAGGCGAGCCACATTTCCTCGCAGGAGGCGTCGAAGGCAACCGAAAGGCCGGCCAGGACGCGGTCCTGCGGGCCGAGCGGATCATCCTGGAGGAAAAGCCGGGCCTCCGCATCGACGAAGGCTGCGGCCGAGCGGTGCTGGACGGCCACCCCCTTGGGTGTTCCGGTGGACCCCGACGTGAAGATGATCCAGGCGTCGTCCCCGGGTCCGGGCAGGCGCGCGCCCTTGAATGGACCGCTGCGTGCCGCACCTGCCGGCCCCGGCCCGACGGAGCCCCCGGCCCCCAGGACGGCTGCCACCCGGGCTTCGCCAAACACGAGCCGGGCCCGTTCTGCGGGATCGTCCGCATCCACGGGAACGTAGGCTGCGCCCACCAGGAGGATGGCAAGGATGGAGACATACAGTTCGTTGGTGCCGGAGGGGATCCGCACGCCAATCCTGTCGCCGGCGCCCAGGCCGGCGAGGTGGAGCCGGCGTCCCGTGGCACGGACCTCGTCCAGCAATTGGGCGTAACTGAGCGACGTGCGGCCGTCATCCAGTGCCGAGGCGTCAGGAAACCGGGCGGCCGTGTCCTGCAGCACATCAATGAGGGTCCGGGCCGGCGGCGCCGCGGGAGCCCCGGCCAGCTGGGGCCGGAAAACGGCAACGCTGTGGCCGGCGTCCCCGGACTCCTGGTCCCGGCCGCCGGCTCCTGCACCGTCCCGGATGATGCTGGCTGGCTCCACGCCGGAACCGGAATCCCCAAAGGGGACCTGCTGCTGAGTCACTTGCGCATTGTGCCGGGACAAGATGAACGGAAGGTGTCGTGCGCGCCCGGACGGGCCGTTTCAGGCCGTTCGGGCGTTTGCCCGTTGTTCACGTCGCCCGTGCCTAGGGAACCAGCAGGACTTTCCCGGTGGTCTTGCGGCCTTCGAGGTCGCGGTGCGCCTGCCCGGCCTGGCTGAGCGGGTAGCGTGCACCGATCCGGACCTTCAGGCTGCCGTCGGCTGCGGCGGCGAACACCTCGTCCGAACGCCAGCGCCGCTCCGCCGCGTCCCGCAGGTAGTGGCCCATGGTGGGGCGCGTCAGGAACAGGGAGCCCGCGGCGTTGAGGCGCTGCGGGTCAAACGGCGGGACGGGCCCGGAAGCCGCCCCGAACAGCACCAGCATGCCCCGGATCCGCAAGGCTGCCAGGGAGCCGTCGAACGTATCCTTCCCCACGCCGTCGTAGACGACGTCGACGCCGGTACCGCTGGTGATGTCCCTGACCCGCTCCGCGAAGCCGTCGTAGCGCAGCACGTGGTGCGCGCCGGCTTCGAGCGCAAGCTGCTCCTTTTCGTCGGTGGAGACCGTGGTGATGACTTCCGCGCCCCGTGCCTTGAGCAGCTGGATCAGCAGCAGCCCCACGCCCCCGGCGCCCGCGTGCAGCAGGACCTTGTGGCCGGGCTCCACCTTGAAGGTGGAATTCATCAGGTAGTGGGCGGTGACGCCCTGCAGGGGGAGCGCTGCGGCAGTGAAAACATCCAGGCCTTTCGGTACGGGCAGTGCGGCATCCTCATCCACCAGCGCGTAGTCCGCGTAGCAGCTGATGCCTTCAGCGGTAGCCACCCGGCTGCCCACGGCGAAGCCGGTCACGCCCTCGCCGACTGCCTCGACAGTGCCGGCGGCCTCCGAACCTGGAGTGAAGGGGTAGGGGACTTTGTACGTTCCGCTGCGCTTATAGGTGTCGATGAAGTTGACGCCGGCCGCCCCGACCTTGACCAGCAGCTGCCCAGGGCCCGGAACGGGGGGCTCCGCCTCCGTGTACTCAAGGACTTCCGGTCCGCCTGCCTGCCGTGCGACGATTGCGTGCGTCATGGCTCTCCTTTCGCGGGTCCCGGCGTCTCCGGCCCCGGCTGCCGAAACCATCCTAGGGACACTCCCGGGCGGCACGACAAGTGCCGCGTTACCCGGACGCGCTCGAATGCATAATTATCAGTACCAATGCATAACTATTGCTGTATAGTCGGAGCATGACTATTTCTGTTGCGGTTTCGGGAGCCAGCGGCTACGCCGGGGGAGAGGTCCTCCGCCTCCTTGCCGGGCACCCCGGTGTGACCATTGGCGCCATCACAGCCCACAGCAACGCCGGTTCCCGCCTCGGTGAACTCCAGCCCCACCTGCACGGGCTGGCCAGCCGCATCCTCGAGGACACAACGGTGGAGAACCTCTCCGGCCACGACGTCGTGTTCCTTGCCCTGCCGCACGGCGCCTCCGCGGAGATCGCCGCCCAGCTGCCGGAGGGCACGGTGGTCATCGACGCCGGCGCAGACCACCGGCTTGAGGACCCCGCCGCCTGGGAAAAGTTCTACGGCTCCGCCCACGCCGGCACCTGGCCCTACGGCCTTCCCGAGCTGCCCGGCCAGCGTGAAGCCCTCAAGGGCGCCAAACGCATCGCCGTTCCCGGGTGCTACCCCACGTCCGCCCTGCTGGCCCTGACCCCCGGGTTCGCCGCGCACCTGCTGGAGCCCGACGACGTCGTGATCGTTTCCGCGTCCGGCACCTCAGGCGCGGGCAAGGCCGCCAAAGTCAACCTGATCGGCTCGGAGGTCATGGGCTCCATGAGCCCCTACGGCGTAGGCGGCGGCCACCGGCACACGCCGGAAATCGAGCAGGGCCTGTCCAACGCGGCGGGGGAGCAGGTCACCGTATCCTTTACGCCCACCCTTGCCCCGATGAGTCGCGGCATCCTGACCACCGCCACGGCCAAGGTCAAGGCCGGCACCACGGCGGCGGAACTGCGCCTGGCCTGGGCCGAGGCGTACGAAGATGAGCCGTTCGTCCACCTGCTGCCGGAAGGCCAGTGGCCCACCACCAAATCGGTCCAGAGCTCCAACCATGCCGCCATGCAGCTGGCCTTCGACGCCCACACCGGCCGGGTCATCGTCACCTGCGTCATCGACAACCTCACCAAGGGCACTGCCGGCGGCGCCGTGCAGTCCATGAACATCGCACTCGGCCTGCCGGAAACCGCCGGCCTCAACCTGCAGGGAGTAGCCCCGTGACCATCACCGCACCCCAGGGATTCCGGGCCGCCGGCGTCACTGCCGGACTCAAGGCCTCCGGCAATCCGGACCTCGCCCTGGTCGTCAACGACGGCCCCTCCAAGGCCGCCGCCGCCGTGTTCACCAGCAACCGGGTGGCGGCAGCCCCCGTGCACTGGTCCCGCCAGGTGGTCTCCGACGGCCGGGTGGACGCCGTCATCCTCAACTCCGGCGGCGCCAACGCCTGCACCGGCCCCACCGGGTTCCAGAACACCCACAGCACAGCGGAAAAAGTGGCGAAGGTGCTGGGGATCTCGGCCACTGACGTCTTCGTCTGCTCCACCGGCCTGATCGGCGAGCAGCTGCCCATGGACAAGATCCTTCCGGGGGTGGAGGCTGCCGCGGCGGAGCTCAGCACCGACGGCGGTCCGGCCGCCGGCACCGCCATCATGACCACGGACAGCGTGCCCAAGTCAGCGCTCTTCATCGGCACCGACGCCGACGGCCAGGAGTTCAGCATCGGCGGCATCGCCAAGGGGGCAGGCATGCTGGCCCCGGGCCTGGCCACCATGCTGGTGGTGCTCACCACGGATGCCGACGTGCAGCCGGAAATGCTCGACGTCGTCCTCCGCGATGCCACCCGCGTCACCTTTGACCGCGCCGACTCGGACGGCTGCATGTCAACCAACGACACCGTGGTCCTGCTTGCCTCGGGAGCTTCCGGTGCCGTGCCGTCCGCCGAGGCGTTCGGTGCCGGGCTGACCCAGGTCTGCGCCGAGCTGGCACGCAAACTGATCGCCGATGCCGAGGGCGCCAGCCACGACATCGCCATCCGGACCTTCAACGCGGCCAGTGAAGCCGACGCCGAGACGGTCAGCCGCTCCGTGGCCCGCTCCAACCTCTTCAAGGCCGCCATCTTCGGCAAGGACCCCAACTGGGGGCGTGTGCTCTCCGCCGTGGGCACCACCGACGCCGCCTTCGAGCCGGACAAACTCAACGTGGCCATGAACGGCATCCAGATCTGCCGGAACGGCAGCATCGGCGATGACCGCTCCCTGGTGGACCTGGAACCCCGCGAAGTGCTGGTGGAAATCGACCTGCAGGCAGGCGACGCCGAAGCCACCATTTGGACCAACGACCTCACCCACGACTACGTGCACGAAAACAGCGCCTACTCCAGCTAGGAGCCCCGGCCACGGCAATACCGCCAGGCACAAGCCGCTGTGGAAAGTGACAACATGAACACCCAGACGCGTGAAACCACCAGCATGTCCGCCGCCCAGGACAAGGCAGAAACCCTGATCGAGGCACTGCCTTGGATCCAGCGGTTCGCCGGCACCACCATGGTGATCAAATACGGCGGCAACGCCATGGTCAACGACGAACTCCGGCGTGCCTTCGCCGAGGACATCGTCTTCCTCCACCACGTGGGCATCCACCCTGTAGTGGTGCACGGCGGCGGTCCGCAGATCAACTCGATGCTGGGCCGGCTGGGCATCGAATCCGAATTCAAGGGCGGCCTGCGCGTCACCACCCCCGAGGCGATGGACGTGGTCCGCATGGTCCTCACCGGCCAGGTGGGCCGCGAACTGGTGGGCCTGATCAACTCCCACGGTCCCTACGCCGTCGGCATGTCCGGCGAAGACGGCGGGCTCCTCCGCGCCGTCCGCACCGGGACCGTGGTGGACGGCGAAGACGTGGACCTGGGGCTGGTGGGCGAGGTGGTCGGCGTCGACCCCGCAGGCATCATGGACATCCTCGCCGCGGGCCGCATCCCCGTAATTTCCACGGTGGCCCCGGAAATCGTCGACGGCGGCGAAGGCGTGGCGGGGGCCGCGCGGTTCCAGCCCACCGGCCAGGTCCTGAATGTCAACGCCGACACCGCAGCGGCCGCCGTGGCCTCGGCCCTTGGTGCCTCCAAGCTGGTGATCCTGACCGACGTCGAGGGCCTCTACGCCAACTGGCCGGACAAGTCTTCCCTGATCTCCTCGCTCACGGCGTCGGAGCTGCGGGACATGCTGCCCCGCCTCGAATCCGGCATGATCCCCAAGATGGCCGCGTGCCTCAAGGCCATCGACGAGGGCGTGGAACGCGCACACATCGTGGACGGGCGCCTGCCCCACTCCATGCTTCTTGAAACATTTACGACGGCGGGCATCGGCACCCAGGTTGTCCCGGACGAGGAGATCAACGGATGAACACCATGGAAAAGTCACCAGTGAATGAGTTGGTGGAAACCACGGGCCACGCCGGTTCCGAGTGGCTCTCCCGCTACTCCAGCTCGCTGATGAACGTGTTCGGCACGCCGCAGCGGGTCCTGGTCCGCGGCGCCGGCTGCCTGGTCTGGGACGCCGACGGCAAGGAATACCTGGACCTGCTCGGCGGCATCGCCGTGAACGCCCTGGGCCACGCCCACCCGTTCGTGACGTCGGTGATTTCCAGCCAGCTGGCCACCCTGGGGCACGTCTCCAACTTCTTCACCAGCCCCACCCAGGTGGCGCTGGCCGAGAAACTCCTGCAATTGGCCCACGCGCCAGCCGGCTCCAAGGTGTTCTTCAGCAACTCCGGCACCGAGGCCAACGAGGCAGCGTTCAAGCTGGCCCGGCGCAACACCGGTTCCGGGGACACGAAACGCACGAAGATTATTGCCCTGG is a window from the Arthrobacter sp. NicSoilC5 genome containing:
- a CDS encoding Pls/PosA family non-ribosomal peptide synthetase; translated protein: MAGAPAAPPARTLIDVLQDTAARFPDASALDDGRTSLSYAQLLDEVRATGRRLHLAGLGAGDRIGVRIPSGTNELYVSILAILLVGAAYVPVDADDPAERARLVFGEARVAAVLGAGGSVGPGPAGAARSGPFKGARLPGPGDDAWIIFTSGSTGTPKGVAVQHRSAAAFVDAEARLFLQDDPLGPQDRVLAGLSVAFDASCEEMWLAWRHGACLVPAPRALVRTGMDLGPWLINHAITAVSTVPTLAALWPAESLENVRLLIFGGEACPPELADRLAVEGREVWNTYGPTEATVVACAAPLGGPGPIRIGLPLDGWDLAVVDAAGVPVPEGGTGELIIGGVGLARYLDPAKDAEKYAPMPSLGWERAYRSGDLVRFEQAGLIFQGRADDQVKLGGRRIELGEIDAAMQALPGVAGAAAAVQTTAAGNHILVGYLAPAPGHDMDLGAAREQLAASLPAALVPLLTTVDSLPTKTSGKVDRHALPWPLAGAGAAEADAAPLNLPDDAAWVVEQWSSVLGSPVTSLDADFFAYGGGSLSAAQLVSALRVRYPTITVADVYATPRVGALVELARQVNQSGDSVPARERTVRPTARKSQVFQTLMGVPLHILVGMRWLTYLMAINNLLAGLAGFTAAPTISWWWVAASWLVFVSPAGRMLLSIAAARVLLRGVRPGIYPRSGRVHLRLWLAEQIQDLAGAISLASAPWVPYYARALGAKIGRDVQLHSLPPVTGLLTLGSGANVEPEVDLSGWWIDGDDVHIGAIRIGRGASVGARSTLMPGASIGAGAQVEAGSAVLGKVKAGQLAAGSPARRQGKAKHSVPHAPPQGKFAARAWFAGFSLASACLSFIPYLSAAAALWVAFTFVQGSTSLTGALPRLLAALAPASLVWFATNAVLVLVATRLLSIGITEGYYRIRSRVGWQIWATERVLDLARDLLFPIYASLFTPVWLRLLGAKVGKNVEASTVLLIPKMTTVGEGAFLADDTMVASYELDGGWLRVAPAKIGKRSFLGNSGMTAAGRSVPKNSLVAVLSATPAKAKSGTSWLGSPPVRLRRTAIASDDSRTFQPPARLKVARTLWELGRFLPVMLTVAIAAGTMLAFDWIATTWGYAAAALLTGVVMLLAGLVAAGASVAAKWVLVGRIRPGEHPLWSSFIWRNEVVDSFIELVTAPWFARAASGTPALVWWLRALGAKIGSGTWCESYWLPEADLVALGRNSTVNRGCVVQTHLFHDRVMSIDAVTLEDGATMGPHGVILPQASIGAGGTVGPASLVMRGEAVPAATYWMGNPVSPWSGPGSPPAT
- a CDS encoding quinone oxidoreductase; translation: MTHAIVARQAGGPEVLEYTEAEPPVPGPGQLLVKVGAAGVNFIDTYKRSGTYKVPYPFTPGSEAAGTVEAVGEGVTGFAVGSRVATAEGISCYADYALVDEDAALPVPKGLDVFTAAALPLQGVTAHYLMNSTFKVEPGHKVLLHAGAGGVGLLLIQLLKARGAEVITTVSTDEKEQLALEAGAHHVLRYDGFAERVRDITSGTGVDVVYDGVGKDTFDGSLAALRIRGMLVLFGAASGPVPPFDPQRLNAAGSLFLTRPTMGHYLRDAAERRWRSDEVFAAAADGSLKVRIGARYPLSQAGQAHRDLEGRKTTGKVLLVP
- the argC gene encoding N-acetyl-gamma-glutamyl-phosphate reductase, with protein sequence MTISVAVSGASGYAGGEVLRLLAGHPGVTIGAITAHSNAGSRLGELQPHLHGLASRILEDTTVENLSGHDVVFLALPHGASAEIAAQLPEGTVVIDAGADHRLEDPAAWEKFYGSAHAGTWPYGLPELPGQREALKGAKRIAVPGCYPTSALLALTPGFAAHLLEPDDVVIVSASGTSGAGKAAKVNLIGSEVMGSMSPYGVGGGHRHTPEIEQGLSNAAGEQVTVSFTPTLAPMSRGILTTATAKVKAGTTAAELRLAWAEAYEDEPFVHLLPEGQWPTTKSVQSSNHAAMQLAFDAHTGRVIVTCVIDNLTKGTAGGAVQSMNIALGLPETAGLNLQGVAP